In the Colletotrichum higginsianum IMI 349063 chromosome 7 map unlocalized unitig_7, whole genome shotgun sequence genome, one interval contains:
- a CDS encoding Mitotic apparatus protein p62-like protein encodes MAPANVLRFPRSDSEGGFVVIQATPTRSNALDVKLVGTDGVEPYAVFCESNARHPVFMAEDHCDPGEWVSPCTEDEWVSILTAVLRQEPTNDIEVLADVENETILTLTIRKRGEEFTQRLGSIELNHSPRELIELFDWCGLSAQTANEAKEALASAAARATQLEESVRELKAQLDELMAAKEADESELLEKFRDLLNEKKVKIRQQQKLLASASVEPAKLAQVQSSLQAAGKGHAAANSRPAKRKAAPAPGNDDSSSDEGFEKMDVDLAMEPASGGSDQERDTTEDEEETASEDDEESNQTAPTSVKQPKSHGASQSKEKAPAAKKEAPPAKRELPFARMKPAPKSPPPPAGSETESDDEL; translated from the exons ATGGCACCCGCCAATGTTCTACGGTTTCCCCGGTCAGACAGTGAAGGCGGCTTTGTCGTCATCCAAGCGACGCCCACTCGGTCGAATGCATTGGATGTGAAGTTGGTGGGAACTGATGGCGTGGAGCCGTATGCCGTGTTCTGTGAGTCGAATGCTCGTCATCCCGTTTTCATGGCCGAAGATCATTGCGACCCGGGCGAGTGGGTCTC TCCCTGCACAGAGGACGAATGGGTCTCTATCCTCACCGCCGTGCTGCGACAGGAGCCAACCAACGACATTGAGGTGCTCGCCGATGTCGAAAATGAAACGATACTCACTTTGACTATTcggaaaaggggggaggagtTTACG CAACGTCTCGGTTCCATCGAGTTGAACCACAGCCCACGCGAGCTGATTGAGCTATTTGACTGGTGTGGTCTATCGGCGCAGACAGCCAAtgaggccaaggaggctcTAGCTTCTGCGGCTGCCAGAGCAACCCAGCTTGAAGAATCCGTGCGCGAGCTCAAAGCACAGCTGGACGAGCTAAtggcggccaaggaggccgacGAGTCGGAACTGCTAGAGAAATTCCGCGACCTATTgaacgagaagaaggtcaaGATCAGACAGCAACAGAAACTTTTGGCGTCTGCATCCGTCGAGCCCGCCAAACTAGCGCAGGTACAGAGCTCCCTCCAGGCCGCAGGTAAAGGCCATGCGGCGGCCAATTCTAGGCCAGCCAAGAGGAAGGCTGCCCCCGCACCCGGCAATGACGATAGCTCTTCTGATGAAGGCTTCGAGAAGATGGACGTCGATCTTGCCATGGAACCAGCTTCTGGAGGATCAGACCAAGAGCGCGATACGActgaggacgaggaggagacggcaagtgaagacgatgaggaaAGTAACCAGACAGCGCCAACGTCTGTCAAGCAGCCAAAGTCTCACGGGGCTTCACAGTCGAAGGAAAAGGCCCCTGCCGCAAAGAAGGAGGCTCCTCCTGCGAAGAGAGAGCTACCTTTTGCTAGAATGAAGCCAGCTCCGAAGTCACCACCTCCGCCCGCTGGCAGCGAGACTGAGTCCGATGACGAACTTTGA
- a CDS encoding Cytokinesis regulator, which yields METLRLKPRQPVAEPDIEDWDDDDFQIDNDDLTFRTTSTTANLPPSRRDSASSHVSLRSDLESILDEETHVHVPGDDEKSTLDAIAAATQAGIPIPKNVPSSALMGGTIKRLGGRKIKKIMQDDWEDDLVLPESSQGLRIKPQDGSKFPDMLRQVSGGSNHTSPTKPMKTPPAVSLLDRRESTESTTSTLSGTLNLEKFRDNDDDDDFFGDGSETIKVSKIRSLKHISLITPPTPQKSDKTLDDDFENDFELPSDGKLKLSTRKDIPKTPLSHAEDLDWGEGSLGTRFGGTRRDGFSNRSSSVSAMSPSVSSSFTVESEDETFDGLVLPSGPVNFEERLSRRKLSRSPVRAAEEEPPNLKTPQPRNEPEPEDMFDGLDVGDGDVFSSGKLTLHRNIRVNANRPPSPVRPKTAISLTFSSKTTPSRLPRPSHERHERTLSALEPVSESGGPIFARSRRSQSRMGHASQSSVTSIHSMPTPTTPSPVSLLPSTPRRRELGPRTSTTSLRNEPTTTSSQLLRFKRSLPAMKASHSPAKPNSSRFERPPSRTDLNRPSSVMRPKTPTERSRPAVESHAAQQRRPFLPAGASQSQSQHVTAKTSRTFRRHDSENSLDLRPTSRAFSRSTMRSPSPKRLNRHSDHITHDGLSFRTLTKPHRTRNFGDGHELDAFDDLPTSAQSEAKFVRQPMKAPLRNKLYQNVLPDRTNTPSPAPYSPAKADYTPHFARDTQASRIARETSLAQRAPSGPLAPLTLSRVSQLSSRNNFNPGLPQATVRSKKKRNPPQLKPHLISNMNKDKTPQHLQGMFYNPDTFCWEGNENVLNAFDPPASSPATASVPHPVRDKEASTPRPALITNISHTKGVQVVKGMVFDPQNMCWLKMGPQTNPKSEIPDPMDDFNALDDDEDVFKDIPDLDDNPGDPKEPGRVSEVQDEWLVGEEFDVGPEFVRRQREEEDRWRRKCEKWLDVGNRDRDAWRWAIRDILLLQRATQ from the exons ATGGAGACTTTACGCCTCAAGCCCCGCCAGCCAGTGGCCGAACCCGATATTGAGGACTGGGACGATGACGACTTCCAGATCGACAACGACGATCTGACGTTTCGCACAACGTCCACCACCGCGAACCTTCCTCCCTCACGACGCGACTCCGCATCGTCGCATGTTTCTCTCCGCTCCGACCTTGAATCcatcctggacgaggagacACATGTGCACGTcccgggcgacgacgagaagtcGACCCTGGACGCTATCGCCGCTGCCACACAAGCCGGCATTCCGATACCCAAGAATGTACCATCCTCCGCTCTCATGGGCGGCACTATCAAACGACTAGGTGGAAGGAAGATAAAGAAGATCATGCAGGACGACTGGGAGGATGATCTGGTGCTGCCAGAATCGAGCCAGGGCCTTCGCATCAAGCCCCAGGACGGTTCCAAGTTCCCTGATATGCTCCGGCAGGTCAGTGGTGGTTCCAACCATACCAGTCCGACAAAGCCCATGAAGACACCTCCGGCAGTGTCATTGCTAGACCGGAGAGAATCGACTGAGTCAACGACAAGTACGCTGTCAGGGACTCTTAATTTGGAAAAGTTTCGCGAtaacgatgacgatgatgacttCTTTGGCGATGGTTCCGAAACCATCAAAGTCTCCAAGATTCGGTCACTGAAGCACATTTCACTCATCACTCCTCCAACGCCTCAGAAGAGCGACAAGACGCTGGACGACGATTTTGAGAATGATTTCGAGTTGCCCTCGGACGGCAAACTGAAGCTCTCTACCAGAAAAGACATTCCAAAAACGCCTTTGTCACATGCGGAAGACCTAGACTGGGGCGAGGGCAGCCTCGGAACGCGATTCGGAGGCACTCGCAGGGACGGGTTTTCTAACAGAAGCTCTTCAGTCTCGGCCATGAGCCCCAGTGTGTCAAGCTCGTTTACCGTTgagagcgaggacgagacgTTCGATGGTCTTGTGCTTCCGAGCGGCCCGGTCAATTTCGAGGAGAGACTGAGCCGGAGAAAGCTGAGCCGCTCCCCTGTACGTGCTGCAGAGGAAGAGCCGCCAAACCTCAAGACTCCTCAACCGAGGAATGAGCCAGAGCCCGAGGACATGTTCGACGGTcttgatgtcggcgacggcgatgtcTTCAGTTCTGGTAAACTCACTCTTCACCGCAACATTCGCGTCAATGCGAACCGGCCGCCCAGCCCAGTGCGGCCCAAAACGGCGATTTCCTTGACGTTCTCCAGTAAGACCACACCGTCACGATTGCCACGGCCCAGCCATGAGCGCCATGAGCGCACCCTTTCTGCGCTGGAGCCTGTGTCTGAGAGTGGTGGCCCCATTTTCGCTCGCTCGCGGAGATCCCAGTCTCGTATGGGCCACGCATCGCAGTCGTCTGTTACGAGCATTCACAGCATGCCGACGCCCACGACGCCTTCTCCGGTATCTCTACTTCCCTCAACGCCGCGAAGGAGAGAGCTTGGCCCTCGAACTTCAACCACGTCGCTGCGAAATGagcccaccaccaccagctcGCAATTGTTGAGATTTAAGCGATCTCTGCCTGCCATGAAGGCGTCTCATTCACCTGCCAAACCCAACTCATCCCGTTTCGAACGACCACCTTCCAGAACAGACCTGAACCGTCCGTCGTCGGTGATGCGGCCGAAAACACCAACCGAGAGAAGTCGACCCGCTGTGGAAAGCCATGCTGCCCAGCAACGACGCCCCTTCCTCCCTGCTGGGGCCTCACAATCCCAGTCGCAACACGTGACCGCGAAAACTTCTCGCACCTTTCGACGCCATGATTCCGAGAACTCCCTCGACTTGCGGCCGACGTCTAGGGCTTtttcgaggtcgacgatgCGTTCGCCGAGCCCGAAGAGGCTCAATCGCCATTCGGACCACATCACTCACGACGGCCTCTCCTTCCGCACGCTCACCAAGCCACACCGAACCCGAAATTTCGGCGACGGACACGAATTggatgcattcgatgatcTGCCTACGTCGGCGCAGTCCGAGGCAAAATTCGTTCGGCAACCCATGAAAGCACCGTTGCGCAACAAGCTCTACCAAAACGTGCTTCCCGATCGGACCAACACGCCCTCCCCGGCACCTTACTCCCCTGCGAAGGCTGATTACACGCCCCATTTCGCCCGTGATACCCAGGCTAGCCGAATTGCCCGGGAGACCTCGCTTGCTCAACGAGCTCCATCAGGCCCACTGGCGCCTCTCACCTTGTCGCGCGTCTCCCAGCTGTCGTCCAGGAACAATTTCAACCCCGGACTGCCACAGGCTACCGTCCGatcgaagaagaagaggaaccCTCCTCAATTGAAGCCTCATCTTATATCGAACATGAACAAGGACAAGACTCCGCAAC ATCTTCAGGGTATGTTTTACAACCCCGATACCTTCTGTTGGGAAGGCAACGAAAATGTCTTGAACGCGTTCGACCCACCCGCATCGTCCCCAGCGACAGCATCCGTGCCGCACCCGGTGCGCGACAAAGAAGCCTCGACACCTCGGCCAGCCTTAATCACGAACATAAGCCATACAAAGGGTGTCCAAGTTGTCAAAGGCATGGTTTTCGACCCGCAGAACATGTGCTGGCTCAAGATGGGTCCTCAGACAAACCCCAAGTCCGAGATTCCCGATCCTATGGATGACTTCAACGCTttggacgatgacgaggatgtctTCAAGGATATACCAGACCTTGACGACAACCCAGGCGACCCTAAGGAGCCGGGCCGCGTCAGCGAAGTCCAGGACGAAtggctcgtcggcgaagaaTTCGACGTCGGGCCGGAGTTCGTACGAAGGCAgcgcgaagaagaagacaggTGGCGAAGGAAATGCGAAAAGTGGCTTGACGTCGGAAACCGAGATCGCGACGCATGGCGTTGGGCCATCCGCGACATCCTGCTTCTTCAGAGGGCTACCCAGTAG
- a CDS encoding NOL1/NOP2/sun family protein codes for MGVGNRMKKQGPPEPLSEAHFAKLKRKAGLPADPVQPVDVKRRRTHKKAAPKPNGAAAKKQDAKKSRAPAPAPKANGRGKKAQPVEDEDEDMSDDNDLADFAAAGSDMSEDDDEVDEFSDLENAPAGLGDDFLESDESVFDSDQEQGGGGGKHMFSEDEDDSDGEEKLTKANIEGLARRLDQKIAEEDAEAQAELEEMGIQTNIDGDKPHVFDDEDDELAAKSKSLLAPDLQLLRSRITENIRVLDDFSNLHEEGRSRVEYVNQLIKDICAYYGYSEYLAEKLFNLFSPREAFAFFEANESARPVVIRTNTLRTHRRDLAQALISRGVTLEPVGKWSKVGLQIFESNVPLGATPEYLAGYYILQAASSFLPVMALEPQENERVLDMAAAPGGKTTHMAAMMKNTGVIVANDPSKQRAKGLIGNIHRLGARNVVVSNYDAREFPKPMGGFDRVLLDAPCSGTGVIAKDASVKTNKTERDFMLLPHMQKQLILAAIDSVNHHSKTGGYIVYSTCSVTVEENEAVVQYALSRRPNVRLVETNLPFGREGFTSFMGKKFDPSLKLTRRYYPHTYNVDGFFVAKFQKFGPTPAKAEKADRSATTYAGEVIDRTPITDDEDTDAAKGNDAFGGFDEDEDEEYIDKAKRNAMRRRGLDPNALSAKAKREAAAKKDGTSSSKSDKSESEAEVEKPAEKTPEKKGKGKEKPAAAAAAAAEKTPEKKTPEKKTPEKKDKSKEKAAAADKERKAERNPAQKKVTSTAAAPEKSPKSKSPKQKKDKKTAK; via the exons ATGGGTGTCGGAAACCGTATGAAGAAGCAGGGTCCTCCCGAACCCCTGTCGGAGGCCCATTTCGCAAAGTTGAAGCGCAAGGCCGGTCTGCCAGCCGACCCCGTCCAGCCTGTCGAtgtgaagaggaggagaacaCACAAGAAGGCCGCGCCTAAGCCCAATGGTGCCGCCGCGAAGAAGCAGGATGCGAAGAAAAGCAGGGCGCCTGCGCCCGCGCCCAAGGCGAACGGCAGAGGAAAGAAGGCTCagcccgtcgaggacgaggacgaagataTGTctgacgacaacgacctTGCCGACTTCGCGGCTGCCGGATCGGACATgagcgaagacgacgacgaagttGACGAGTTTTCGGACCTGGAGAACGCACCGGCGGGTCTGGGCGACGACTTCCTGGAATCCGACGAGTCCGTCTTCGATTCAGACCAGGAGcaagggggcggcggcggcaagcaCATGTTCTcggaggacgaagacgattcggacggcgaggagaagctcaCAAAGGCCAACATTGAGGGTCTTGCGCGGAGGCTCGACCAGaagatcgccgaggaggacgccgaggcgcaggccgagctcgaggagatggGTATTCAGACCaacatcgacggcgacaagccgcacgtctttgacgacgaggacgacgagctcgccgccaAGTCCAAGTCGCTGCTCGCGCCCGACCTGCAGCTCCTGAGATCGAGAATCACAGAAAATATCAGAGTGCTCGACGACTTCTCCAACCTCCACGAGGAGGGCCGCTCCCGTGTTGAGTACGTCAACCAGCTTATCAAGGACATCTGTGCCTATTACGGCTACTCTGAGTacctcgccgagaagctcttcAACCTCTTCTCCCCCCGCGAggccttcgccttcttcgaaGCCAACGAGTCGGCTCGCCCCGTCGTCATCAGGACGAACACCCTCCGCACCCATCGCCGCGACCTCGCGCAGGCCCTCATCTCGCGCGGTGTCACCCTCGAGCCCGTCGGCAAGTGGTCCAAGGTCGGTCTGCAGATCTTCGAGAGCAACGTGCCCCTTGGTGCGACGCCCGAGTACCTCGCCGGTTACTACATCCTCCAGGCCGCGTCCTCGTTCCTGCCCGTCATGGCCCTTGAGCCGCAGGAGAACGAGCGCGTGCTGGAtatggccgccgcccccggtGGAAAGACGACGCACATGGCCGCCATGATGAAGAACAcgggcgtcatcgtcgccaacgaTCCCAGCAAGCAGCGTGCCAAGGGTCTCATCGGTAACAtccaccgcctcggcgcccgcaacgtcgtcgtctccaaCTACGACGCCCGCGAGTTCCCCAAGCCCATGGGCGGTTTCGACCGCGTGCTTCTCGACGCGCCCTGCTCGGGTACCGGTGTCATTGCCAAGGACGCCAGCGTCAAGACGAACAAGACGGAGAGGGACTTCATGCTGCTGCCGCACATGCAGAAGCAGCTGATcctggccgccatcgactCGGTCAACCACCACAGCAAGACGGGCGGTTACATCGTCTACTCTACATGTtccgtcaccgtcgaggagaa cgaggccgtcgtccagTACGCCCTCTCCCGCCGTCCCAACGTCAGGCTTGTCGAGACCAACCTTCCCTTCGGTCGCGAGGGCTTCACTTCTTTCATGGGCAAGAAGTTCGACCCCTCCCTTAAGCTCACCCGCCGCTACTACCCCCACACCTACAACGTCGACGGTTTCTTCGTCGCCAAGTTCCAGAAGTTCGGCCCCACCCCCGCAAAGGCCGAAAAGGCCGACCGGTCCGCCACCACctacgccggcgaggtcatCGACAGGACCCccatcaccgacgacgaggacaccGACGCTGCCAAGGGCAACGACGCCTTTGGCGGCttcgatgaggacgaggacgaggagtacatcgacaaggccaagcgTAACGCCATGCGCAGACGCGGTCTCGACCCCAACGCCCTCtccgccaaggccaagagagaggccgccgccaagaaggacggcacaagcagcagcaagtCTGACAAGTCTGagtccgaggccgaggttgagAAGCCTGCCGAGAAGACgcccgagaagaagggcaagggcaaggagaagcctgccgctgccgccgccgctgccgccgagaagacTCCTGAGAAGAAGACTCCTGAGAAGAAGACtcccgagaagaaggacaagagcAAGGaaaaggccgccgccgccgacaaggagcGCAAGGCCGAAAGAAATCCCGCGCAGAAGAAGGTGACGtccacggccgccgcgccggaAAAGAGCCCCAAGAGCAAGAGCCCCAAGCaaaagaaggacaagaagactGCGAAATAA
- a CDS encoding cofilin/tropomyosin-type actin-binding protein — protein sequence MSQSGLVFPLPSSRASTVRVDEPFDGRTSLPLATQRNANPVFPTRATVSQECITAYNDLKLSKKYKFIIYKLSDDNKEIVVEEASADKDWDTFREKLINATTKSKSGAVGKGPRYAVYDFEYSLASGEGERNKITFLAWSPDDAGVMAKMVYASSKEALKRSLTGIATELQANDPDDIEYDSILKTVSKGMAG from the exons ATG TCTCAATCCGGGTTggttttccccctcccctccagTCGAGCCTCAACTGTCCGCGTCGACGAACCATTTGATGGGCGAACCTCCCTACCGCTC GCAACGCAGCGCAATGCTAACCCGGTTTTCCCCACCAGAGCGACCGTGTCTCAGGAGTGCATAACGGCCTACAACGACCTTAAGCTCTCCAAGAAGTACAAGTTCATCATCTACAAGCTCTCGGATGACAACAAGgagatcgtcgtcgaggaggcctcGGCCGATAAGGACTGGGACACCTTCCGCGAGAAGCTGATCAACGCCACGACCAAGTCCAAGAGT GGCGCTGTCGGCAAGGGCCCCCGCTACGCCGTCTACGACTTCGAGTACAGCCTTGCCTCCGGTGAGGGTGAGCG CAACAAGATCACCTTCCTCGCCTGGTCCCCCGATGATGCCGGTGTTATG GCCAAGATGGTCTACGCTTCTTCCAAGGAGGCCCTCAAGCGCTCGCTCACCGGTATTGCGACCGAGCTCCAGGCCAACGACCCCGATGACATCGAGTACGACTCCATCCTCAAGACCGTCAGCAAGGGCATGGCCGGTTAA
- a CDS encoding Heat shock protein 60 yields the protein MQRALTSRARASVLSAAPSKFRAGAGLGQQLRFAHKELKFGVEARASLLVGAETLAKAVATTLGPKGRNVLIESSYGSPKITKDGVTVAKAITLKDKFENLGAKLLQDVASKTNETAGDGTTTATVLARAIFSETVKNVAAGCNPMDLRRGIQAAVDAVVEFLQKNKRDITTSEEVAQVATISANGDQEVGRLIANAMEKVGKEGVITVKEGKTLVDELEVTEGMRFDRGFVSPYFITDAKSQKVEFEKPLILLSEKKISAVQDIIPALEASTQMRRPLVIIAEDIEGEALAVCILNKLRGQLQVAAVKAPGFGDNRKSILGDLAVLTNATVFTDELDIKLEKATPDMLGSTGSITITKEDTIFLNGEGSKDAITQRCEQIRGVMSDPTTSDYEKEKLQERLAKLSGGVAVIKVGGSSEVEVGEKKDRFVDALNATRAAVEEGILPGGGTALIKASALALKDVKTANFDQQLGVTIIKNAITRPARSIVENAGLEGSVIVGKLTDEYAGEFNKGFDSSKGEYVDMIAAGILDPFKVVRTGLVDASGVASLLGTTEVAIVDAPEEKGAPPMGGMGGMGGMGGMGGMM from the exons ATGCAGCGCGCACTCACTTCCCGCGCGAGAGCTTCCGTCCTCTCTGCTGCTCCCAGCAAGTTccgcgccggtgccggtctGGGACAGCAGCTTCGCTTTGCCCACAAG GAGCTGAAGTTCGGTGTTGAGGCTCGCGCCTCCCTGCTGGTTGGTGCCGAGACTCTGGCCAAGGCTGTTGCGACAACACTCGGTCCCAAGGGCCGTAACGTCCTCATCGAGTCCAGCTATGGCTCCCCCAAGATCACAAAGG ATGGTGTTACTGTCGCGAAGGCAATCACCCTGAAGGACAAGTTCGAGAACCTTGGAGCCAAGCTGCTCCAGGATGTCGCCTCCAAGACCAACGAGACCGCCGGTGACGGTACCACGACCGCCACTGTTCTGGCCCGTGCCATCTTCTCCGAGACCGTCAAGAACGTTGCCGCTGGCTGCAACCCCATGGACTTGCGCCGTGGTATCCAGGCtgccgtcgatgccgtcgtcgagttcCTCCAGAAGAACAAGAGAGATATCACCACCAGCGAGGAGGTTGCCCAGGTCGCCACCATCTCCGCCAACGGTGACCAGGAGGTCGGTCGCCTGATCGCCAACGCCATGGAGAAGGTCGGCAAGGAGGGTGTCATCACcgtcaaggagggcaagacCCTGGTCGACGAGCTTGAGGTTACCGAGGGTATGCGCTTCGACCGTGGCTTCGTCTCCCCCTACTTCATCACCGACGCCAAGTCCCAGAAGGTTGAGTTCGAGAAGCCCCTGATCCTCCTCTCCGAGAAGAAGATCTCCGCCGTCCAGGACATCATCCCCGCTCTTGAGGCTTCCACCCAGATGAGACGCCCTCTGGTCATTATTGCCGAGGACATTGAGGGCGAGGCTCTCGCTGTCTGCATTCTCAACAAGCTCCGTGGCCAGCTCCAGGTTGCTGCCGTCAAGGCCCCCGGCTTCGGTGACAACCGCAAGTCTATCCTCGGTGACCTGGCTGTCCTCACCAACGCTACCGTCTTCACCGACGAGCTTGACAtcaagctcgagaaggccaCCCCCGACATGCTCGGCTCCACTGGctccatcaccatcaccaaggaGGACACCATCTTCCTGAACGGCGAGGGCTCCAAGGACGCCATCACCCAGCGCTGCGAGCAGATCCGTGGTGTCATGAGCGACCCCACCACCTCTGACtacgagaaggagaagctccAGGAGCGTCTTGCCAAGCTCTCTGGCGGTGTTGCCGTCATCAAGGTTGGTGGCTCttccgaggtcgaggtcggcgagaagaaggaccGCTTCGTCGATGCCCTGAACGCTacccgcgccgccgttgaggaGGGTATCCTGCCCGGTGGTGGTACCGCCCTGATCAAGGCCTCTGCCCTGGCCCTGAAGGACGTCAAGACCGCCAACTTCGACCAGCAGCTCGGTGTTACCATTATCAAGAACGCTATCACCCGCCCCGCTCGCAGCATTGTCGAGAACGCCGGTCTTGAGGGCTCCGTCATTGTTGGCAAGCTCACCGACGAGTACGCCGGCGAGTTCAACAAGGGCTTTGACTCCTCCAAGGGCGAGTACGTCGACATGATCGCTGCCGGTATCCTTGACCCCTTCAAGGTCGTTCGCACTGGCCTCGTTGACGCCAGCGGTGTTGCTTCCCTGCTCGGTACCACTGAGGTCGCCATTGTCGATGCtcccgaggagaagggagcTCCTCCCATGGGTggcatgggcggcatgggcggTATGGGAGGCATGGGTGGTATGATGTAA
- a CDS encoding Ricin B lectin, whose product MKFSLLAVVLASASAAQGAITWTLEKAANPTADQRDAYTKIEAAMNLAVARHARLGRASKSLRVYYTPGVPTAEANYNGDVRFGTNRSYMNERTALHEISHTLGVGQTAAFNSKCSSGDWATALPLLRSWDGSSAKINCGGSHFWPYGLNYDTEWSESNANRHVQIINAMLADGM is encoded by the coding sequence ATGAAGTTCTCGCTCCTCGCCGTTGTCTTGGCCtctgcctccgccgcccaAGGCGCAATTACATGGAcgctcgagaaggccgcAAACCCTACGGCCGACCAGCGCGATGCGTACACTAagatcgaggccgccatGAACCTGGCCGTCGCAAGACACGCCAGGTTGGGACGCGCCAGCAAATCCCTCAGAGTCTACTACACGCCCGGCGTGCCCACGGCGGAGGCCAACTACAACGGCGACGTCCGCTTCGGGACCAACCGCTCATACATGAACGAGCGGACGGCGCTCCACGAGATCTCGCACACGCTTGGCGTCGGCCAGACGGCCGCCTTCAACTCCAAATGCTCCTCCGGCGATTGGGCCACGGCTTtgcccctcctccgctcGTGGGACGGTTCCAGCGCCAAGATCAATTGCGGCGGCTCCCACTTCTGGCCCTACGGGCTCAACTACGACACGGAGTGGAGCGAGTCGAATGCGAATCGCCATGTACAAATCATCAACGCCATGCTCGCGGATGGCATGTGA
- a CDS encoding Rna-binding protein cabeza-like protein — MAPQQKNAKKASKESKPRAPQAGIQKSRSTQNKKPTTKKTSTQPTVPAMDPITSRDKEEEGESSWTWTEVPPTKKQTAMNGRQRGRNLVQWNRPGTARTILLNLMYEASIKGIKLPMDAVAHRTHCGASGQSLIQWLARERKNMLKQGRMCPPVAGNNYDPTIRGIVLETAPGGLKTERQEPEDENEDEVEGEGNEAHRSSGAGLQIKQEMNQGAMEQQDVPFYPHNYSMAAQQIESQHPQQMLQAPQIYQAPWVPAPPGTVNPMDLQIDSNSPIFADESQRNKSVAHRWLTEKGHILPLISRTPSGDVQVQPNDLQCSGQNQQASFGPMSYGNMIPNNQFSYNYNYEGMGMNETGRASGSHINLARNDPPLDGPTFSTSNERE; from the exons ATGGCGCCTCAGCAGAAGAATGCCAAAAAGGCCTCAAAGGAATCCAAGCCCAGGGCTCCTCAAGCTGGTATCCAGAAATCCAGGAGCACCCAAAACAAGAAGCCTACTACCAAAAAGACCTCCACGCAGCCAACTGTTCCTGCCATGGACCCCATCACCTCCCGTGAtaaagaggaggagggtgagagcAGTTGGACTTGGACGGAGGTTCCACCCACTAAGAAGCAGACTGCTATGAACGGCCGACAAAGAGGTCGCAACCTGGTCCAATGGAATC GACCAGGCACAGCAAGAACGATTCTGCTCAATCTCATGTATGAGGCTTCTATCAAGGGGATCAAATTGCCTATGGATGCTGTTGCTCACCGAACCCACTGTGGAGCATCGGGTCAGTCACTCATTCAGTGGCTTGCCCGGGAGCGCAAGAACATGCTCAAGCAAGGTCGCATGTGCCCCCCTGTTGCTGGAAACAATTACGACCCAACGATCCGAGGTATAGTCCTTGAGACAGCACCCGGCGGTCTGAAGACTGAGAGACAG GAGCCTGAGGACGAGAACGAAGATGAGGTCGAGGGTGAGGGCAATGAAGCTCATAGAAGCTCTGGAGCTGGACTTCAGATTAAACAAGAG ATGAATCAGGGCGCCATGGAACAGCAGGATGTGCCATTCTACCCACATAATTACTCGATGGCTGCTCAACAGATCGAATCCCAACATCCTCAGCAGATGCTCCAAGCACCTCAGATCTACCAGGCACCATGGGTTCCGGCCCCCCCTGGTACGGTCAACCCAATGGACCTGCAAATAGACTCCAACAGTCCCATCTTTGCGGATGAGTCTCAGCGTAACAAAAGTGTCGCCCACAGATGGCTAACCGAAAAGGGCCACATTCTTCCTCTGATCTCTCGGACGCCTAGCGGCGACGTTCAGGTCCAGCCGAATGACCTGCAATGCAGCGGTCAGAACCAGCAAGCTAGCTTTGGGCCTATGTCATATGGCAACATGATCCCCAACAATCAGTTCAGCTACAACTACAACTACGAGGGTATGGGTATGAATGAGACTGGTCGAGCATCCGGTTCCCACATCAACTTGGCTCGAAACGATCCACCTCTGGATGGCCCGACCTTCAGCACTTCCAACGAGCGTGAGTAG